A region of Takifugu flavidus isolate HTHZ2018 chromosome 2, ASM371156v2, whole genome shotgun sequence DNA encodes the following proteins:
- the ppfia1 gene encoding liprin-alpha-1 isoform X6, with amino-acid sequence MMCEVMPTISEAEGPNGGNGASRRGSGSPLHSDSEGHFESLMVSMLEERDRLLDTLRETQENLGLTQSKLHEVSHERDSLQRQLNTALPQEFAALTKEVNVCREQLLEKEEEIAELKAERNNTRLLLEHLECLVSRHERSLRMTVVKRQAQSPAGVSSEVEVLKALKSLFEHHKALDEKVRERLRVALERCSVLEEQLTVSHKELAYHREQSSQRRGLADGTSEVNHNSENTPSTNGKRASDGSQNHEEESEPVFGKVSELQDVVDRQTADLGQMKERMATMVSRISELEEDLDTARKDLIKSEDMNTRLQRDLRESMAQKEDMEERITTLEKRYLAAQREATSVHDLNDKLENEVANKESLFKQSEDKNRQLQEKLELAEQKLQQTIRKAETLPEVEAELAQRVAALTKAEERHGNVEERLRQLEAQLEEKNQELLRARQREKMNEEHNKRLSDTVDKLLSESNERLQLHLKERMSALEEKNNLIRELEHTKKLIEDSHHEKEQLLIQIETIRAENDQGRSRSNSLLHGRSQMVNTPDFRFPVSSSSMMDSNSEHYGGALVQRRPQKGRMAALRDEPSKVQTLNEQEWERMQQANVLANVAQAFESDMDASDLDEDRETIFSSADLLSPAGQADAQTLALMLQEQLDAINNEIRMIQEEKESTAIRAEEIECRVGSNDGLGGRFRSMSSIPPSLCMGSSVGGSPPGSGHSTPRRIPRSPNRELDRMGVMTLPSDLRKHRRKATQEDKATIRCETSPPTTPRSMRLNRETGHASSHEDIRDIRGLSGLQDGQGSNPSSSNSSQDSLNKAAKKKSIKSSIGRLFGKKEKGRPSIPGKDSTSQAGTPESESSPKDGLGMGTLGGPAEKNRKLQKKHELLEEARRQGLPFAQWDGPTVVSWLELWVGMPAWYVAACRANVKSGAIMSALSDTEIQREIGISNPLHRLKLRLAIQEIMSLTSPSAPPTSRTTTGNVWVTHEEMESLAATPTTEDDEGSWAQTLAYGDMNHEWIGNEWLPSLGLPQYRSYFMESLVDARMLDHLTKKDLRGQLKMVDSFHRNSFQCGVMCLRRLNYDRKELEKKRETSQMDLQDVLVWSNERVISWVQAIGLKEYSSNLYESGVHGALLALDEMFDHNALALLLQIPTQNTQARATLEREYNSLLAFGTDRRVEEDDDKNFRRAPSWRKKFRPKDMRGMSLGVSDTLPANFRVTGSNAASPSMQPKRSAMDGSQSIQRLDTATVRTYSC; translated from the exons CTCTTGCTGGAGCACCTGGAGTGCCTGGTGTCTCGACATGAACGCAGTTTGAGAATGACGGTGGTGAAGAGACAAGCACAGTCTCCCGCAGGAGTCTCCAGCGAAGTGGAAGTCCTCAAAGCCCTGAAGTCACTTTTTGAACACCACAAAGCTCTTGATGAGAAG GTGAGGGAGCGACTTCGTGTTGCCTTGGAGCGATGCAGcgtcctggaggagcagctcaccGTATCGCACAAAGAA TTGGCTTACCACAGGGAGCAGAGCAGTCAGAGGAGAGGGCTGGCTGATGGGACGAGCGAGGTCAACCACAACTCTGAGAACACACCAAGCACTAATGGCAAG AGGGCTTCAGATGGTTCACAGAATCACGAGGAGGAGTCAGAACCTGTGTTTGGGAAGGTCAGCGAGCTTCAGGATGTGGTGGACCGACAGACTGCCGATCTGGGCCAGATGAAGGAACGCATGGCCACAATGGTGTCACGCAtcagtgagctggaggaggacctggacaCGGCCCGTAAAGACCTGATCAAGTCTGAAGACATGAATACACGGCTGCAGCGAGACCTGAGAGAG TCGATGGCTCAaaaggaggacatggaggaaaGGATCACCACGCTGGAGAAACGCTACCTGGCAGCACAGCGGGAGGCCACGTCTGTCCACGACCTCAACGATAAGTTGGAGAATGAAGTAGCCAACAAGGAGTCCCTCTTCAAACAA AGTGAAGACAAAAACCGCCAACTCCAAGAGAAACTGGAGCTGGctgagcagaagctgcagcagaccaTCCGCAAGGCAGAGACGCTGCCGGAGGTGGAAGCAGAGCTAGCTCAGAGAGTCGCTGCTCTCACAAAG GCTGAAGAGCGTCACGGCAATGTTGAAGAGAGACTTAGGCAACTGGAAGCTCAGCTAGAGGAGAAGAACCAGGAGCTGCTCAGG GCGCggcagagagagaagatgaaCGAGGAGCACAACAAGCGTCTGTCTGATACTGTGGACAAACTCCTCTCAGAGTCTAATGAGAGGCTGCAGCTTCACCTCAAGGAGAGAATGTCCGCCCTGGAGGAAAAG AACAATCTCATAAGAGAACTGGAACACACTAAGAAGCTGATTGAGGATTCGCACCATGAGAAG GAGCAGCTCTTGATCCAGATTGAGACCATCAGGGCTGAGAATGACCAAGGTCGGAGCAGGAGCAACTCCTTGCTGCATGG aCGTTCTCAGATGGTCAACACTCCAGATTTCAGGTTCCCGGTGTCGTCTTCGTCAATGATGGACAGTAACTCAGAACATTACGGTGGTGCTCTGGTGCAGCGGCGGCCTCAGAAAGGACGGATGGCGGCGCTCCGTGATGAACCATCCAAG GTGCAAACACTAAACGAGCAGGAGTGGGAGCGCATGCAGCAGGCCAATGTACTGGCCAATGTGGCCCAGGCCTTTGAGAGTGACATGGATGCATCGGACCTAGATGAGGACAGAGAGACAATCTTTAGTTCAGCGGACCTGCTGTCACCTGCTGGTCAGGCTGATGCACAGACTCTTGCCTTAATGTTGCAGGAGCAGCTAGATGCTATCAACAATGAAATTAG GATGatccaggaggagaaggaaagcaCAGCTATTCGGGCAGAGGAGATTGAGTGTCGGGTGGGCAGCAACGATGGCCTCGGAGGACGTTTCCGCTCCATGAGCTCTATTCCTCCGTCACTCTGTATGGGCTCCTCTGTAGGGGGCTCACCACCTGGTTCTGGTCACTCCACCCCAAGACGCATTCCACGTAGCCCCAACAGAGAGTTGGACCGAATGGGTGTCATGACCTTg CCTAGTGACCTGCGCAAGCATCGCAGGAAG GCCACCCAGGAAGACAAGGCCACGATCCGCTGTGAGACATCCCCTCCCACCACGCCACGCTCCATGAGGTTGAACAGGGAGACCGGCCATGCTTCAAGCCACGAAGACATCAGAGACATCCGAGG TCTGTCCGGCCTGCAGGACGGTCAGGGCAGCaaccccagcagcagcaacagcagccaggaCTCCCTCAACAAAGCAGCCAAGAAAAAGAGCATCAAGTCTTCCATTGGACGCCTCTttgggaagaaagagaaaggccGACCCAGCATTCCTGGAAAAGACTCTACCAGTCAAG CTGGCACTCCCGAATCAGAGAGTTCTCCGAAGGATGGTTTAGGAATGGGGACCCTGGGGGGTCCTGCAGAGAAGAACAGGAAACTTCAGAAGAA GCATGAATTATTGGAGGAGGCTCGAAGGCAGGGCCTGCCCTTTGCTCAGTGGGACGGaccgactgttgtgtcctggcTGGAG CTGTGGGTGGGCATGCCAGCCTGGTATGTGGCAGCCTGTCGTGCTAACGTAAAGAGCGGAGCCATCATGTCAGCGCTGTCGGACACAGAGATCCAAAGGGAGATTGGCATCAGCAACCCCTTACACCGTCTAAAACTTCGCCTGGCCATCCAGGAAATCATGTCTCTCACCAGCCCCTCCGCTCCGCCCACCTCTAGAACG ACCACTGGAAACGTTTGGGTCACACATGAAGAAATGGAAAGTTTGGCAGCCACGCCCACCACG GAGGATGACGAGGGTAGCTGGGCCCAG ACGCTGGCGTACGGCGACATGAACCATGAGTGGATCGGGAACGAGTGGCTTCCCAGCCTGGGTTTGCCACAATATCGCTCATACTTCATGGAGTCCCTGGTGGACGCCCGTATGCTTGACCACCTCACAAAGAAGGACCTCAGAGGACAGCTGAAGATGGTGGACAGCTTCCACAG GAACAGTTTTCAGTGTGGAGTGATGTGTCTGAGGAGGCTCAACTATGAcaggaaggagctggagaagaaacgGGAGACATCTCAAATGGACCTCCAAG ATGTGCTGGTGTGGAGTAATGAGCGTGTGATCAGCTGGGTCCAGGCCATTGGGCTGAAGGAGTACAGCAGCAACCTTTATGAGAGCGGAGTCCACGGAGCGCTGCTCGCTCTGGACGAGATGTTTGACCACAACGCCTTggctttgctgctgcagatccccacacagaacacacag GCCAGAGCAACTCTGGAGCGGGAGTACAACAGTCTGCTGGCCTTCGGCACGGACAGGAGGGTAGAGGAG GATGACGATAAGAACTTCCGCCGCGCTCCATCGTGGAGGAAGAAGTTCAGGCCCAAAGACATGAGGGGGATGTCCTTGGGAGTGTCCGACACTCTGCCCGCTAACTTCCGGGTGACGGGCAGCAACGCCGCTTCTCCCTCCATGCAGCCAAAGAGGAGCGCTATGGACG GAAGTCAGTCTATACAGAGACTGGACACTGCCACAGTCAGGACCTACTCTTGTTAA